A window of the Rhodoferax sp. GW822-FHT02A01 genome harbors these coding sequences:
- a CDS encoding fatty acid desaturase, whose translation MLLPDWAVLNAAIEWLANGAWALTWWQIVLFTLALTHITMISVTVFLHRHQAHRALDLHPLASHFFRFWLWLTTGQVTKEWASIHRKHHAKCEQPEDPHSPHVYGIKKVLTQGAELYRAESKNLETLARYGHGTPNDWIERNLYTRYSWQGVGLMMIIDLFLFGAAGLAVWAVQMAWTPIMAAGIINGAAHYWGYRNFEAPDASTNISPWGILIAGEELHNNHHTYPTSAKLSVKPYEFDIGWMYISLMQMVGLAKVKKTPPKAAYGDIRPVADEKTLEALIANRYELMATYAKGMRQTAKNEFEAMKARSADAAVIKAARRWLHRDEEKVPASAAPELAKARAASPVLDKMVTMREELRQMWLNTHVSRDQLALELQAWCRRAEESGIAVLHEFSMKLRAAHV comes from the coding sequence ATGTTGTTACCTGACTGGGCTGTGCTGAACGCAGCAATTGAGTGGCTTGCGAACGGCGCGTGGGCTTTGACTTGGTGGCAGATTGTTCTGTTCACTTTGGCCCTGACGCACATCACCATGATCAGCGTCACCGTCTTCCTGCACCGCCACCAGGCGCATCGCGCGCTGGACCTGCACCCGCTGGCTTCGCACTTCTTCCGTTTCTGGCTGTGGTTGACCACCGGCCAGGTTACCAAGGAGTGGGCATCGATTCACCGCAAGCACCACGCCAAATGCGAGCAGCCTGAAGACCCGCACAGCCCGCATGTGTACGGCATCAAGAAGGTGCTGACGCAAGGGGCCGAGCTGTACCGCGCCGAATCCAAGAATCTGGAAACCCTGGCCCGTTACGGCCACGGCACGCCGAATGACTGGATTGAGCGCAACCTGTACACCCGCTATTCCTGGCAGGGTGTGGGTCTGATGATGATCATCGACCTGTTCCTGTTTGGTGCGGCAGGCTTGGCAGTCTGGGCCGTGCAGATGGCTTGGACGCCCATCATGGCGGCGGGCATCATCAATGGTGCAGCGCATTACTGGGGCTATCGCAATTTCGAGGCACCGGACGCCAGCACCAATATCTCGCCCTGGGGCATCCTCATTGCCGGGGAAGAACTGCATAACAACCACCACACCTATCCCACTTCCGCCAAACTATCGGTCAAGCCCTATGAGTTCGATATTGGTTGGATGTACATCAGCCTGATGCAGATGGTGGGGCTGGCCAAGGTCAAGAAGACGCCGCCCAAGGCTGCCTATGGCGACATCCGTCCTGTGGCCGACGAGAAGACTCTGGAAGCACTGATTGCCAATCGCTACGAGCTGATGGCAACCTATGCCAAGGGCATGCGCCAAACGGCCAAGAACGAGTTTGAAGCCATGAAGGCCCGCAGCGCCGACGCCGCGGTCATCAAGGCAGCCAGGCGCTGGCTGCACCGTGATGAAGAAAAGGTGCCCGCGTCCGCTGCGCCCGAGCTGGCCAAGGCCCGTGCGGCATCGCCTGTGCTGGACAAGATGGTCACCATGCGGGAAGAGCTGCGCCAGATGTGGTTGAACACGCATGTCTCTCGCGATCAGTTGGCTCTGGAATTGCAGGCCTGGTGCCGCCGTGCAGAGGAAAGCGGTATTGCAGTTCTGCACGAGTTCTCCATGAAGCTGCGGGCTGCGCACGTTTAA
- the trxB gene encoding thioredoxin-disulfide reductase — translation MSSSKHAKVLVLGSGPAGYTAAIYAARANLSPMLVTGIAQGGQLMTTTEVDNWPADVNGVQGPELMQRFLEHAERFKTEIVFDHISAVDLSKRPFTLKGDSGEYTCDSLIVATGASAKYLGLPSETAFMGKGVSGCATCDGFFYRNEVCCVVGGGNTAVEEALYLSNIAQKVYLVHRRDKFKAEAILIDKLMEKVAAGKIELKTFRTLDEVLGDASGVTGIRLKSTVDGSTEDLTLKGCFIAIGHAPNSEIFNGQLEMNGGYVVTKGGLNGFATMTSVPGVFAAGDVADHVYRQAITSAGTGCMAALDAQRFLEQE, via the coding sequence ATGTCCTCCTCCAAACACGCCAAGGTCCTGGTCCTGGGATCCGGCCCCGCGGGCTATACCGCTGCCATCTACGCCGCACGTGCCAACCTCAGCCCCATGCTGGTGACCGGTATCGCCCAGGGCGGCCAACTGATGACCACCACCGAAGTAGACAACTGGCCCGCCGACGTCAACGGCGTGCAGGGCCCCGAACTGATGCAACGTTTCCTGGAGCACGCAGAACGCTTCAAGACTGAAATCGTTTTCGACCACATCAGTGCGGTCGACCTGAGCAAGCGCCCTTTCACCCTGAAAGGTGACAGCGGCGAATACACCTGCGACTCGTTGATCGTCGCTACCGGCGCCTCAGCCAAGTACCTGGGCCTGCCATCCGAGACGGCCTTCATGGGCAAAGGTGTGTCGGGCTGCGCCACCTGCGACGGCTTCTTCTACCGCAATGAAGTGTGCTGCGTAGTCGGCGGCGGCAATACGGCTGTCGAAGAAGCGCTCTACCTGTCCAACATCGCCCAGAAGGTGTACCTGGTGCACCGCCGTGACAAGTTCAAGGCCGAAGCCATCCTGATCGACAAGCTGATGGAAAAAGTCGCCGCAGGCAAGATCGAGCTCAAGACCTTCCGCACCCTGGACGAAGTGCTGGGTGATGCTTCCGGCGTCACCGGCATCCGACTGAAGAGTACGGTGGATGGATCTACCGAAGACCTGACGCTCAAGGGCTGCTTTATCGCCATCGGCCACGCGCCGAACTCCGAGATATTCAATGGTCAACTGGAAATGAATGGCGGCTATGTGGTCACCAAAGGTGGTCTGAATGGCTTTGCCACCATGACCAGCGTGCCAGGTGTGTTTGCCGCTGGTGACGTGGCCGACCACGTATACCGCCAGGCCATTACCAGTGCCGGAACCGGCTGCATGGCCGCCCTGGACGCCCAGCGCTTCCTGGAACAGGAATAG
- the rpmB gene encoding 50S ribosomal protein L28, which produces MARVCEVTGKGPMVGNNVSHANNKTKRRFLPNLQYRRFWVESENRWVRLRISNAGLRLIDKNGIDSVLADLRARGQA; this is translated from the coding sequence ATGGCACGCGTATGCGAAGTAACGGGTAAAGGCCCGATGGTCGGAAACAACGTTTCCCACGCCAACAACAAAACCAAGCGCCGGTTCCTGCCGAACCTGCAATACCGCCGTTTCTGGGTGGAGTCTGAAAATCGCTGGGTTCGCCTGCGCATTTCCAACGCCGGCCTTCGTCTGATCGACAAGAACGGTATCGACTCTGTGCTCGCCGATTTGCGCGCACGTGGCCAAGCTTAA
- a CDS encoding branched-chain amino acid ABC transporter permease, with the protein MDILVQQIINGLVLGSMYALIALGYTMVYGIINLINFAHGEVMMVGALTSWTVIGWLQPAMPGIPGFVLLFIALVIACVVAATLNFLIEKIAYRPLRNSPKLAPLITAIGMSILLQTLAMIIWKPNYKSYPTLLPSTPIDIAGAVITPTQVMILGVTAVSLALLMWLVNYTKLGRAMRATAENPRVAGLMGVKPDMVISATFIIGAVLAAIAGVMYASNYGTAQHAMGFLPGLKAFTAAVFGGIGNLAGAVVGAILLGLIESIGAGYIGDLTGGVLGSNYSDIFAFIVLIIVLTLRPSGLLGERVADRA; encoded by the coding sequence ATGGATATATTGGTACAGCAGATCATCAACGGTCTGGTGTTAGGTAGCATGTATGCGCTCATCGCGCTGGGCTACACGATGGTGTACGGCATCATCAACCTCATCAACTTCGCCCATGGTGAGGTCATGATGGTGGGGGCATTGACCAGTTGGACCGTCATTGGCTGGCTGCAGCCCGCGATGCCCGGCATCCCAGGGTTTGTGCTCCTCTTCATTGCACTCGTCATAGCGTGCGTGGTGGCAGCCACTCTCAACTTCCTGATTGAGAAGATCGCCTACCGCCCCTTGCGCAACAGTCCCAAGCTGGCCCCCTTGATCACCGCCATCGGCATGTCCATCCTCTTGCAGACGCTGGCCATGATCATCTGGAAGCCCAACTACAAGTCCTATCCCACGCTGCTGCCCAGCACGCCCATTGATATTGCCGGGGCAGTGATCACGCCGACCCAGGTGATGATCCTGGGCGTGACTGCCGTTTCGTTGGCACTGCTGATGTGGCTGGTCAATTACACCAAGCTCGGTCGCGCCATGCGCGCCACCGCCGAGAACCCCCGTGTGGCGGGTTTGATGGGTGTCAAGCCTGATATGGTGATTTCTGCGACCTTCATCATCGGTGCCGTGCTGGCTGCCATTGCCGGTGTGATGTATGCCTCCAATTACGGTACGGCACAACATGCCATGGGCTTCCTGCCTGGCCTCAAGGCCTTCACTGCGGCTGTGTTCGGTGGCATCGGCAATCTGGCTGGCGCCGTGGTCGGCGCGATCCTGCTGGGCCTGATCGAGTCCATCGGTGCGGGCTACATCGGCGACTTGACCGGTGGTGTGCTGGGAAGCAATTACTCCGACATTTTTGCCTTCATCGTGCTGATCATTGTGTTGACCTTGCGTCCTTCGGGCTTGCTGGGTGAGCGTGTTGCTGACCGTGCGTGA
- a CDS encoding ABC transporter ATP-binding protein, which produces MTDTVLNVSGVSKRFGGLQALSDVGINIKRGQVYGLIGPNGAGKTTFFNVLTGLYTPDSGSFELAGKPYQPTAVHLVAKAGIARTFQNIRLFSEMTALENVMVGRHIRTHSGLFGAVLRTPSFKKEEAEIAARAQELLNYVGIGKFTDYKARTLSYGDQRRLEIARALATDPQLIALDEPAAGMNATEKVMLRELIDQIRKDNRTILLIEHDVKLVMGLCDRVTVLDYGKQIAEGTPADVQKNEKVIEAYLGTSGH; this is translated from the coding sequence ATGACAGATACCGTATTGAACGTCTCCGGTGTGTCCAAGCGCTTTGGCGGCCTGCAGGCCCTGAGCGATGTGGGCATCAATATCAAGCGTGGCCAGGTGTATGGCCTGATCGGCCCCAATGGCGCCGGCAAGACCACTTTCTTCAACGTGCTGACTGGGCTCTACACGCCCGACAGCGGCAGTTTCGAGTTGGCAGGCAAGCCCTACCAACCCACCGCAGTGCACCTGGTGGCCAAGGCCGGCATTGCACGCACCTTCCAGAACATCCGCTTGTTCTCTGAAATGACCGCCCTGGAAAATGTGATGGTAGGTCGCCACATCCGTACCCATTCCGGCCTGTTTGGCGCGGTGCTGCGCACCCCCAGCTTCAAGAAGGAGGAGGCCGAGATTGCCGCCCGTGCCCAGGAGTTGCTGAACTACGTGGGCATTGGTAAGTTCACCGACTACAAGGCACGCACCCTGAGCTATGGTGACCAGCGTCGTCTGGAGATTGCCCGTGCGCTGGCAACCGATCCGCAACTGATTGCGCTGGACGAGCCCGCAGCCGGCATGAACGCTACCGAAAAGGTCATGCTGCGCGAGCTGATTGACCAGATCCGCAAGGACAACCGCACCATCCTGCTGATCGAGCACGATGTGAAGCTGGTGATGGGACTGTGTGACCGTGTCACGGTGCTGGACTACGGCAAGCAGATTGCCGAAGGCACACCGGCTGATGTACAGAAGAACGAAAAAGTGATTGAGGCCTACCTGGGCACCAGCGGGCACTGA
- a CDS encoding ABC transporter ATP-binding protein, with product MTKQTLLKVTGLKVAYGGIQAVKGVDFEVHEGELVSLIGSNGAGKTTTMKAITGTLPINAGDIEYLGRSIKGQGPWDLVKQGLAMVPEGRGVFTRMTIIENLQMGAYIRSDKADIATDMEKMFAIFPRLKERKDQLAGTMSGGEQQMLAMGRALMSRPKVLLLDEPSMGLSPIMVDKIFEVVRDVYAQGVTILLVEQNASRALALANRGYVMESGIVTMGGDAKQMLNDPKVRAAYLGE from the coding sequence ATGACAAAACAGACTTTACTCAAAGTGACCGGCCTCAAGGTCGCATACGGTGGCATTCAGGCAGTCAAGGGTGTGGACTTCGAAGTGCATGAAGGCGAGCTGGTGTCCCTGATCGGCTCCAACGGTGCTGGCAAGACCACCACCATGAAGGCCATTACTGGCACCCTTCCCATCAATGCTGGTGACATCGAATACCTGGGCCGCAGCATCAAGGGTCAAGGCCCTTGGGACTTGGTCAAGCAAGGCCTGGCCATGGTGCCGGAAGGCCGTGGCGTGTTCACCCGCATGACCATCATCGAAAACCTGCAGATGGGTGCCTACATCCGCAGCGACAAGGCCGATATTGCGACCGACATGGAGAAGATGTTCGCCATCTTCCCGCGTCTGAAGGAGCGCAAGGACCAATTGGCAGGCACCATGTCGGGCGGTGAGCAACAGATGCTGGCGATGGGCCGTGCGCTCATGAGCCGCCCCAAGGTGCTGCTGCTGGACGAGCCTTCCATGGGTCTGTCGCCCATCATGGTCGACAAGATCTTCGAAGTGGTGCGTGACGTGTATGCACAAGGCGTAACCATTCTGCTGGTGGAGCAAAACGCCAGCCGCGCACTGGCGCTTGCCAATCGCGGTTATGTGATGGAGTCCGGCATCGTCACCATGGGCGGTGACGCCAAGCAGATGCTGAACGACCCCAAGGTGCGCGCAGCCTATCTGGGCGAATAA
- the rpmG gene encoding 50S ribosomal protein L33: MATKGGREKIKLESTAGTGHFYTTSKNKKTMPEKMLIKKFDPKARKHVEYKEMKLK, from the coding sequence ATGGCAACCAAAGGCGGACGCGAAAAAATCAAGCTGGAATCTACAGCTGGCACCGGTCACTTCTACACCACCAGCAAGAACAAGAAGACCATGCCCGAGAAGATGCTGATCAAGAAATTTGATCCCAAGGCTCGCAAGCATGTGGAATACAAGGAAATGAAGCTGAAGTAA
- a CDS encoding DNA translocase FtsK 4TM domain-containing protein: protein MTYSLHTLQSSGPRPTPTPTGLARFANELALVAGFIVIAVWLIAMLSYSPQDAAWSTSGTGLAVMNRAGRLGAWMADMSYFLLGFSAWWGLAVCLRQWLAMLAQRLRGDGLQPEGHTAASAQSPAFSHRWTFWLGLVLLLFSSTTLEWTRLYRFESLLPGHSGGVLGYVLGAWSVRWLGFAGSGLVAIVLGLVGCSLVFRFSWLQVAERLGAWIYSFVESQREKREMAQDFEIGQQAMREREEVVIEEREEIVQHHPQPVIIEPPLHVDVPQSTRVAKERQKPLFSEMPDSKLPQVALLDEALQRQETVSPETLEMTSRMIEKRLKDFGVEVRVVLAQPGPVITRYEIEPATGVKGSQIVGLAKDLARSLSLVSIRVVETIPGKNYMALELPNAKRQSIRLSEILGSQVYNEAKSMLSMGLGKDIIGNPIVADLAKMPHVLVAGTTGSGKSVGINAMILSLLYKAEARDVRLLMIDPKMLEMSVYEGIPHLLCPVVTDMKQASNGLNWCVAEMEKRYKLMSKMGVRNLAGFNAKIDEAKAKGEFVYNPFSLTPESPEPLERLPHIVVVIDELADLMMVVGKKIEELIARLAQKARAAGIHLILATQRPSVDVITGLIKANIPTRIAFQVSSKIDSRTILDQMGAEALLGMGDMLYMPSGTGLPIRVHGAFVSDDEVHRVVSYLKEQGGEPNYIEGILEGGTVDGEDGGMLGEAGGEKDPMYDQAVEVVLKNRKASISLVQRHLKIGYNRAARLVEDMEKAGLVSSMSSSGQRDILVPARNE from the coding sequence ATGACATATTCGCTACACACTCTTCAGTCTTCCGGCCCACGGCCAACACCGACTCCTACCGGTTTGGCACGTTTTGCCAACGAACTGGCCCTGGTGGCCGGATTTATCGTGATAGCCGTCTGGCTGATCGCCATGCTGAGCTATTCGCCGCAGGATGCGGCCTGGTCTACCTCGGGTACCGGTTTGGCCGTGATGAACCGCGCCGGGCGCCTGGGTGCCTGGATGGCGGATATGAGTTACTTTTTGCTGGGCTTTTCGGCCTGGTGGGGGCTGGCCGTCTGCTTGCGTCAATGGTTGGCCATGCTTGCCCAGCGGCTGCGCGGGGACGGGCTGCAGCCGGAAGGTCACACCGCTGCATCAGCCCAATCACCTGCTTTCAGCCACCGCTGGACATTCTGGCTCGGGCTGGTCCTGCTTCTTTTCAGCAGCACCACGTTGGAGTGGACACGTTTGTACCGATTCGAAAGTCTGCTGCCGGGTCACAGCGGAGGCGTGCTGGGTTATGTGCTGGGCGCGTGGAGTGTGCGCTGGCTGGGTTTTGCTGGCTCAGGCCTGGTGGCCATCGTTCTGGGCCTGGTCGGTTGCTCGCTGGTGTTCCGCTTCTCCTGGCTGCAAGTGGCGGAGCGCTTGGGTGCCTGGATCTATTCCTTTGTGGAATCCCAGCGGGAAAAGCGCGAAATGGCGCAGGACTTTGAGATCGGCCAGCAGGCCATGCGTGAGCGTGAGGAAGTGGTGATCGAGGAGCGCGAGGAAATCGTGCAGCACCATCCGCAGCCAGTCATTATTGAGCCGCCGCTGCACGTGGATGTGCCGCAAAGTACCCGCGTAGCCAAGGAACGCCAGAAACCGCTTTTCAGCGAGATGCCGGATTCCAAGCTGCCACAGGTGGCTTTGCTCGACGAAGCATTGCAACGGCAGGAAACCGTTTCGCCCGAGACGCTGGAAATGACCAGCCGCATGATCGAAAAGCGGCTGAAGGATTTTGGTGTGGAGGTGCGTGTGGTACTGGCCCAACCCGGGCCGGTGATTACCCGTTACGAGATCGAGCCGGCCACAGGGGTCAAGGGCTCGCAGATCGTGGGGCTGGCCAAGGATCTGGCGCGCTCGCTCAGTCTGGTGTCCATCCGTGTGGTGGAGACCATTCCTGGCAAGAACTACATGGCGCTGGAGTTGCCCAATGCCAAACGCCAGAGCATTCGCCTTTCCGAGATTCTGGGTTCGCAGGTCTACAACGAGGCCAAGTCCATGCTCAGCATGGGCCTGGGCAAGGACATCATCGGCAACCCCATCGTGGCCGATCTCGCCAAGATGCCGCACGTGCTGGTGGCCGGTACCACCGGCTCCGGCAAATCGGTGGGTATCAATGCCATGATTTTGAGCCTGCTCTACAAGGCCGAGGCACGCGATGTGCGGTTGCTGATGATAGACCCCAAGATGCTGGAAATGTCGGTGTATGAAGGCATTCCCCATCTGCTGTGTCCGGTCGTGACCGACATGAAGCAGGCCTCCAATGGTTTGAACTGGTGCGTGGCCGAAATGGAAAAGCGCTACAAACTCATGAGCAAGATGGGCGTTCGCAATCTGGCTGGCTTCAATGCCAAGATTGACGAAGCCAAGGCCAAGGGCGAGTTCGTCTACAACCCGTTCAGCCTGACGCCCGAAAGCCCCGAGCCACTGGAGCGTCTGCCCCACATCGTGGTGGTGATCGATGAGCTGGCTGACCTGATGATGGTGGTTGGCAAGAAGATTGAAGAGCTCATTGCACGGCTGGCGCAGAAAGCCCGCGCTGCAGGTATCCACCTGATCCTTGCCACACAGCGCCCCAGCGTGGATGTGATTACCGGCCTGATCAAGGCCAACATACCGACGCGCATCGCATTCCAGGTGAGCAGCAAGATCGACAGCCGCACCATCCTAGACCAGATGGGGGCCGAGGCCCTGCTGGGCATGGGTGACATGCTCTACATGCCCAGTGGTACGGGCTTGCCGATCCGGGTGCATGGCGCGTTTGTGAGCGACGATGAGGTTCATCGCGTGGTGAGCTACCTCAAGGAGCAAGGTGGTGAGCCCAACTACATCGAAGGTATTCTGGAGGGTGGCACCGTCGATGGCGAGGATGGTGGCATGTTGGGTGAAGCCGGAGGCGAAAAAGATCCCATGTACGACCAGGCCGTGGAAGTTGTGCTCAAGAATCGCAAGGCCAGCATTTCCCTGGTACAACGCCACCTCAAGATCGGCTACAACCGCGCGGCCCGGCTGGTGGAAGACATGGAAAAGGCTGGTCTTGTGAGCTCCATGAGCAGCAGCGGCCAGCGCGACATCCTGGTGCCCGCGCGCAACGAATAA
- a CDS encoding replication-associated recombination protein A: MAKPAPNHQPLAERLRPKSLGEVIGQQHLLGPGMALRLAFESGQPHSCILWGPPGTGKTTIARLMADAFDAQFITISAVLGGVKDIRDAVEQAQTARDGLEQRRTIVFVDEVHRFNKSQQDAFLPHVESGLFTFIGATTENPSFEVNSALLSRAAVYVLQSLGPQDMQQIVERAIAESTLPAIEAAAVDRLIAYADGDARRLLNTLETLAIAAMQEKIAEISDVWLLKVLGERMRRYDKGGEQFYDTISALHKSVRGSDPDASLYWFVRMLDGGADPRYMARRLIRMASEDIGLADPRALRLALDAADVYERLGTPEGELALAECVVYLAVAPKSNAVYKAYNAAKSFIKKDGTRPVPMHLRNAPTKLMKELDYGKGYRYAHDEEDGFAAGEQYLPDGLQDQRFYQPVERGLEIRIAEKMRTLHALNQKKHKSD, encoded by the coding sequence ATGGCCAAGCCAGCGCCGAATCACCAGCCATTGGCCGAACGCCTGCGTCCCAAGAGTCTGGGCGAGGTCATTGGTCAGCAGCATCTGCTGGGGCCGGGCATGGCTTTGCGTCTGGCTTTCGAATCCGGTCAACCGCACAGCTGCATCCTGTGGGGGCCGCCGGGCACCGGCAAGACCACCATTGCACGACTGATGGCCGACGCCTTTGATGCGCAGTTCATCACCATCAGCGCGGTATTGGGCGGTGTCAAGGACATACGCGATGCGGTGGAGCAGGCACAAACCGCACGCGACGGTTTGGAGCAGCGACGCACCATCGTGTTTGTTGATGAGGTGCATCGCTTCAACAAGAGTCAACAGGATGCCTTTCTCCCACACGTGGAAAGTGGGCTGTTCACGTTCATTGGGGCGACCACGGAGAACCCTTCTTTCGAAGTGAATTCGGCGCTGCTGTCGCGTGCTGCGGTCTACGTGCTGCAGTCGTTGGGGCCGCAGGACATGCAGCAGATCGTGGAGCGGGCCATTGCCGAGAGCACGCTGCCGGCGATTGAAGCGGCTGCAGTGGATCGCCTGATTGCATATGCTGATGGCGATGCGCGACGCCTGCTCAATACGCTGGAGACGCTGGCCATTGCCGCCATGCAGGAGAAGATTGCCGAGATCTCCGACGTCTGGCTGCTCAAGGTGCTGGGCGAACGCATGCGCCGCTATGACAAAGGGGGCGAGCAGTTTTATGACACCATCTCGGCGCTGCACAAAAGTGTGCGTGGATCGGACCCGGATGCCTCGCTGTATTGGTTTGTACGCATGCTCGATGGTGGTGCCGACCCGCGCTACATGGCGCGCCGACTGATTCGCATGGCCAGTGAAGACATCGGTCTGGCGGACCCACGCGCCCTGCGACTGGCACTGGATGCCGCCGACGTATATGAGCGCCTGGGCACCCCGGAAGGTGAGCTGGCGTTGGCCGAATGCGTGGTCTATCTGGCTGTGGCTCCCAAGTCCAACGCGGTCTACAAGGCTTACAACGCTGCCAAGTCATTCATCAAGAAGGACGGCACACGCCCGGTGCCCATGCACCTGCGCAATGCACCGACCAAGCTCATGAAGGAACTGGACTACGGCAAGGGCTACCGATACGCCCATGATGAAGAGGATGGATTCGCCGCGGGCGAGCAATACCTGCCCGATGGCTTGCAGGATCAACGTTTTTACCAGCCTGTGGAGCGCGGGCTGGAAATTCGCATTGCCGAGAAAATGCGAACCTTGCATGCGCTCAACCAAAAAAAACATAAGAGCGACTAA
- a CDS encoding ABC transporter ATP-binding protein codes for MTQQKKIVTFLAAGIALIVLPLFLQSFGNAWVRIADVALLYVLLSLGLNIVVGYAGLLDLGYVAFFAIGAYMYGLLSSPHLSESFEFIAQTFPNGLHQPLWVIIPAGAGLAGLFGVLLGAPTLRLRGDYLAIVTLGFGEIIRVFMNNLDAPINITNGPKGISSIDSLHFFGLDLGKKVSVGGFEIASVSLYYYLFLVLVLFSIVICHRLELSRVGRAWMAIREDEIAAKAMGINTRNMKLLAFGMGATFGGVSGVMFGAFQGFISPESFTLMESVMIVAMVVLGGVGHLPGVVLGAVLLSALPEVLRFVAGPLQAATGGRLDASILRQLLIALAMITIMLSRPRGLWPSPEHGKSLQTAKS; via the coding sequence ATGACACAACAAAAGAAAATCGTCACTTTCCTTGCTGCGGGTATTGCGCTGATCGTGCTGCCGCTGTTTCTGCAAAGCTTTGGCAATGCCTGGGTGCGTATTGCCGACGTGGCCTTGCTCTATGTGCTGCTCTCGCTGGGTCTGAACATTGTGGTGGGTTACGCCGGTCTGCTGGACTTGGGCTATGTGGCTTTCTTTGCCATTGGCGCTTACATGTATGGCCTGCTGTCTTCGCCGCACTTGTCGGAATCCTTCGAGTTCATTGCGCAGACCTTTCCCAATGGACTGCACCAGCCGCTATGGGTGATCATCCCCGCCGGTGCCGGTCTGGCAGGTCTGTTTGGCGTGCTGCTGGGCGCGCCTACCTTGCGTTTGCGTGGTGACTACCTTGCCATTGTGACACTGGGCTTCGGCGAAATCATCCGCGTGTTCATGAACAACCTGGACGCGCCCATCAACATCACCAACGGCCCCAAGGGCATCAGCTCGATCGACTCGCTGCACTTCTTCGGGCTGGATCTGGGCAAGAAGGTATCGGTCGGTGGCTTTGAAATCGCCTCCGTCTCGCTGTATTACTACCTGTTCCTGGTGCTGGTGCTCTTCAGTATCGTCATCTGCCACCGCCTGGAACTCTCGCGTGTGGGACGCGCCTGGATGGCCATCCGTGAAGACGAAATTGCGGCCAAGGCCATGGGCATCAACACCCGCAACATGAAGCTGCTGGCTTTCGGCATGGGCGCCACCTTTGGTGGTGTGTCGGGTGTGATGTTCGGTGCCTTCCAGGGCTTCATTTCGCCAGAGTCTTTCACCCTGATGGAGTCGGTGATGATCGTGGCCATGGTGGTGCTTGGCGGTGTGGGGCATTTGCCCGGCGTGGTGCTGGGCGCTGTGCTGCTGTCAGCTCTGCCCGAAGTGCTGCGCTTCGTCGCAGGCCCCCTGCAAGCTGCTACCGGCGGTCGACTGGATGCGTCCATTCTCCGTCAACTGCTGATTGCATTGGCCATGATCACCATCATGCTCTCCAGGCCGCGTGGCCTGTGGCCCTCACCCGAGCACGGCAAGTCCTTGCAGACGGCCAAATCCTGA
- the lolA gene encoding outer membrane lipoprotein chaperone LolA, which yields MLKKLFAFGLLAATAITANASGLDSLEQFVKTAKTGRADFTQTVTAPTKEGQPVRTKTSSGVFEFARPSRFRFNYRKPFEQTIVADGQTLWLYDVDLNQVTSRKQSTALASSPAAVIASAPDLKALQADFVLTSAPDKDGLEWVLASPKAKDGLLQSVRVGFQGVELSVLEIVDSFGQRSVMRFSNLRVNAPLDAGAFQFKPPAGADVIQQ from the coding sequence ATGCTGAAAAAACTTTTTGCCTTCGGGCTGCTGGCCGCCACGGCCATCACTGCAAACGCGTCCGGGCTGGATAGCCTGGAGCAGTTTGTCAAAACGGCCAAGACCGGGCGTGCCGACTTCACGCAGACGGTGACCGCGCCGACCAAAGAGGGGCAACCCGTGCGCACCAAGACTTCCAGCGGCGTCTTTGAGTTTGCACGCCCCAGCCGCTTTCGCTTCAACTATCGCAAGCCGTTCGAGCAAACCATTGTTGCCGACGGACAGACGCTGTGGCTGTATGACGTAGATCTGAATCAGGTGACGTCGCGCAAGCAATCGACGGCGCTGGCTTCCAGCCCTGCGGCAGTCATTGCCTCGGCTCCCGATCTCAAGGCACTGCAGGCAGACTTTGTGCTGACGTCCGCGCCCGACAAGGACGGTCTTGAATGGGTGCTGGCGAGTCCCAAGGCCAAGGACGGCTTGCTGCAGTCCGTGCGCGTCGGTTTTCAAGGGGTGGAGCTGTCGGTGTTGGAAATTGTGGACAGTTTTGGACAGCGCTCGGTCATGCGGTTCAGCAATCTGCGCGTCAACGCACCCTTGGATGCAGGGGCATTTCAATTCAAGCCGCCTGCGGGCGCTGACGTGATCCAGCAATAG